In the genome of Cryptomeria japonica chromosome 8, Sugi_1.0, whole genome shotgun sequence, one region contains:
- the LOC131051217 gene encoding polygalacturonase 1 beta-like protein 3 — protein MECRAILLGLVVCALAITTCEGGGAQPFAAKASLLRFWRRTLPNARLPPFLLDKASPLDATSVALFSGYMKNHTLSDHIASFCTAADLLCTRKTVDDQKAVSSPSDFEGYTTDKDFKNYNADGNTFTNYSDNSNVVKDDFKGYGPKSSGIQSFQNYAPGSNVVNEGFANYATDSSSALQQFTSYSDQANVIKNDFATYGKDANGILSQFTSYANNSNIITNDFKTYDQGGNGPLEQFTSYADNGNVARNDFQNYANGANGALEQFTSYAAGASEPQNLFKTYGKDGNAPSLFFTNYGKNVTGASNEFAGYNEGTNAASGSFISYAKNSTFKIYANTGPTFSDYTNTTSTGVEAGKFFRENLLVQGKTLPMPDIKDYMPKRSFLPGSLAKNLPFSTQTLPELMKTFHVPENSTMADFMARTLGDCERPAVKDEIKKCVRSVEGMAEFAVSVLGSKVEILTTESTAGSRSQVSVGAVTGKDSGKITRSVSCHQSLFPFLVYYCHAVPKVKVYQAELLSMEEKKKINNGVAICHLDTTQWSATHAAFRALGHAPGKIEVCHWIFENDLIWVPISA, from the exons ATGGAATGCCGCGCGATCCTGCTGGGTTTGGTTGTATGCGCACTCGCC ATAACTACATGTGAAGGCGGAGGAGCGCAGCCGTTTGCAGCCAAGGCATCTCTGTTACGTTTCTGGCGTCGCACATTGCCCAATGCGAGGCTCCCACCATTCTTGCTGGACAAAGCGTCTCCTCTCGACGCTACTTCCGTTGCTCTGTTTTCTGGCTACATGAAAAACCACACGCTCTCTGATCACATCGCGTCCTTCTGCACAGCTGCGGATCTTCTCTGCACTCGCAAAACAGTCGATGACCAGAAAGCCGTTTCCAGCCCATCAGATTTCGAGGGTTACACCACCGATAAAGATTTCAAAAATTACAACGCCGACGGCAACACTTTCACAAACTACTCTGACAACTCCAACGTAGTAAAGGACGACTTCAAAGGATATGGCCCCAAATCCAGCGGCATTCAGAGTTTCCAAAACTACGCCCCGGGTTCCAATGTCGTCAACGAGGGCTTCGCCAACTATGCCACCGACAGCAGCTCCGCCCTCCAGCAATTCACGAGCTACTCAGACCAGGCCAATGTCATAAAAAACGACTTCGCCACCTACGGCAAGGACGCCAACGGGATTCTGTCCCAGTTCACCAGTTACGCCAACAATTCCAATATCATCACCAACGATTTCAAGACCTACGACCAGGGCGGAAACGGTCCTCTTGAGCAATTCACCTCCTATGCCGACAACGGAAACGTGGCCAGGAACGACTTTCAGAACTATGCGAACGGCGCAAACGGGGCGCTCGAGCAATTCACAAGCTATGCCGCCGGGGCAAGTGAGCCGCAAAATTTGTTCAAGACTTATGGAAAGGACGGCAACGCTCCCTCGCTTTTCTTCACCAACTATGGCAAAAATGTTACCGGCGCGTCCAACGAGTTTGCTGGGTACAACGAAGGCACCAATGCCGCCTCCGGGAGTTTCATTTCATACGCCAAGAATTCAACCTTCAAAATTTACGCCAATACCGGCCCGACGTTCTCtgactacaccaacaccacttctaCAGGCGTAGAGGCTGGGAAGTTCTTCAGGGAGAATCTGTTGGTGCAGGGCAAAACTCTCCCCATGCCCGATATCAAGGACTACATGCCCAAAAGATCGTTTCTTCCTGGCTCCTTGGCAAAAAATCTGCCCTTTTCTACGCAGACTCTGCCGGAGCTGATGAAGACGTTTCACGTTCCAGAAAACTCGACAATGGCGGACTTCATGGCGCGGACGCTGGGAGACTGCGAAAGGCCGGCGGTGAAGGACGAGATAAAGAAATGCGTGAGATCGGTGGAAGGCATGGCGGAGTTTGCAGTTTCAGTGTTGGGCTCCAAGGTGGAGATTCTCACCACAGAAAGCACGGCGGGTTCTAGAAGCCAAGTTTCTGTCGGCGCCGTCACGGGAAAAGACAGCGGCAAGATCACAAGGTCGGTGTCGTGCCACCAGAGTCTGTTTCCGTTTCTGGTTTATTACTGCCATGCTGTGCCCAAGGTTAAGGTTTACCAAGCTGAACTGTTGTcaatggaggagaagaagaagataaacAATGGAGTTGCTATTTGCCATCTGGATACGACACAGTGGAGTGCAACACATGCTGCATTCAGAGCATTGGGACATGCACCAGGGAAGATTGAGGTCTGCCATTGGATTTTCGAAAACGATCTCATCTGGGTGCCGATCTCTGCTTAA